The following coding sequences are from one Leptolyngbya sp. NIES-3755 window:
- a CDS encoding GAF domain protein (similar to AA sequence:cyanobase_aa:LBDG_29770) encodes MPPEIAELLETGSAHALPELMSAIAEYLKCDRCFLYLRDPSTKLGRVPFCWTRNDDVPTVYDEDWKPEPESLPAEDPMFAAALATKPSIFVEDVTTAGSDVLNAEFERENFGHRALIHGHLCQANQLWGVLQPCMMNQPRQWSDEERSTFNQITEKITPIVVHYIEQQAKNPPQE; translated from the coding sequence ATGCCGCCTGAGATTGCTGAACTATTAGAAACTGGATCGGCTCATGCACTTCCTGAATTGATGAGCGCGATCGCCGAATATTTGAAGTGCGATCGCTGTTTCCTCTATTTGCGTGATCCAAGTACTAAACTGGGTCGAGTTCCATTTTGCTGGACTCGCAATGATGATGTTCCAACTGTTTACGACGAAGATTGGAAGCCTGAACCAGAATCATTGCCCGCTGAAGATCCAATGTTTGCGGCGGCACTCGCAACTAAGCCTTCGATCTTTGTTGAAGATGTGACGACTGCGGGTTCTGACGTTTTGAATGCAGAATTTGAGCGGGAGAACTTTGGACATCGAGCATTGATCCACGGGCATCTTTGTCAGGCAAATCAGCTTTGGGGCGTACTACAGCCTTGCATGATGAATCAGCCGAGACAGTGGAGCGACGAAGAACGATCGACATTCAACCAAATTACAGAGAAGATTACGCCGATCGTTGTCCACTATATCGAACAGCAAGCGAAAAATCCCCCACAAGAATGA
- a CDS encoding sensor protein (similar to AA sequence:cyanobase_aa:LBDG_29760) translates to MNHSPFTRSRTVDRILVVDDTPDNCLLIQAILQDEGYQVELADSGKEALRTIEQSPPDLVLLDVMMPGMDGYEVTRRIRANPSLPFMPILLTTAYDQPSVAQGLDTGADDFIRKPVHFDELLARVRALLRLKHSVDERDQIARQREDFVSRLTHDLRTPLVAADRMLNLMSQGALGELSDDVQDAIATMIRSNANLLTMVNTLLEVYRYEAGRKTLVFSPVNLAELAQEVVKELSPLAIDKNLNLNLELNEGEDYIAKGDRLELYRVMTNLVGNAIKFTDEGSVTVRLIRVDTGLVPAIKLEVQDTGPGISDSDRATLFESFIPGKHKRSGSGLGLHLTRRIVEAHNGRINLTTEVGKGSTFTVYLPTH, encoded by the coding sequence ATGAACCACTCCCCTTTCACACGTTCCCGCACTGTCGATCGCATTCTTGTGGTTGATGACACACCCGATAACTGTTTGCTAATTCAGGCAATTTTGCAGGATGAAGGCTATCAGGTTGAACTCGCGGATAGTGGCAAAGAAGCATTACGGACGATTGAACAGTCGCCACCGGATTTGGTGTTGCTGGATGTCATGATGCCGGGAATGGACGGTTATGAGGTGACTCGGCGAATTCGCGCCAATCCTTCACTGCCGTTTATGCCGATTTTGCTCACGACTGCGTATGATCAGCCGAGTGTCGCTCAAGGCTTAGATACGGGTGCAGATGATTTTATTCGGAAGCCTGTTCATTTTGATGAGTTGTTGGCGCGAGTTCGAGCATTGTTGCGTCTGAAGCACAGTGTGGATGAGCGCGATCAGATTGCTCGTCAGCGTGAGGACTTTGTTTCTCGATTAACGCATGACTTGAGAACGCCATTAGTTGCTGCCGATCGCATGTTAAATCTGATGTCTCAAGGGGCATTGGGTGAACTCTCCGATGATGTGCAAGATGCGATCGCAACGATGATTCGCAGTAATGCTAACTTGCTGACCATGGTGAATACCTTGTTAGAGGTGTATCGCTACGAAGCAGGGCGGAAAACATTAGTCTTTTCTCCGGTGAACTTAGCGGAACTGGCTCAGGAAGTTGTGAAAGAACTTTCACCTTTAGCGATCGATAAAAATCTCAATTTAAATTTGGAGTTGAATGAAGGGGAAGATTACATCGCAAAAGGCGATCGATTAGAGCTTTATCGAGTGATGACTAATTTAGTTGGAAACGCGATTAAATTTACCGATGAAGGCTCTGTTACCGTTCGATTAATTCGAGTTGATACGGGCTTGGTTCCTGCAATTAAGTTAGAAGTTCAAGATACCGGACCTGGAATTTCAGATAGCGATCGAGCGACTTTATTTGAGAGCTTTATTCCAGGTAAACACAAGCGATCGGGTAGCGGTTTAGGACTGCATTTGACTCGTCGAATTGTGGAAGCTCACAACGGTCGCATCAATCTCACAACGGAAGTCGGTAAAGGCAGTACGTTTACTGTTTATTTGCCAACTCACTAA
- a CDS encoding hypothetical protein (similar to AA sequence:cyanobase_aa:LBDG_29780) encodes MIVNATQNGWQVIYHRAHALLAAQIAGQWRRQDAPPRLYETVAAISHHDDLEREWEENNLNKAGAPKDFTQDTDQETDYHSLRKHIEGSLYRGRWVALLVSIHLYRLNSAKSGTPGADEFLQEQLENQKRWREDLGISEEEAMQAYDFLQWCDRCSLILCQQELPADERRLEISKAHDGQDYDIKQLENGLVTVTPWCFQDDKFTVNVETTVLTQVKFESNAELTEALKNAPRKLLEWTFVKDAA; translated from the coding sequence ATGATCGTTAATGCAACCCAAAACGGTTGGCAAGTCATTTACCATCGTGCCCATGCTCTTCTTGCGGCTCAAATCGCTGGACAATGGCGCAGACAAGATGCTCCTCCTCGTTTGTATGAAACAGTCGCGGCAATCTCTCACCATGACGACTTAGAGCGTGAATGGGAAGAGAATAACTTAAACAAAGCAGGCGCACCGAAAGACTTTACACAAGATACGGATCAAGAAACGGACTATCACAGCTTAAGAAAGCACATTGAAGGTTCGCTCTATCGCGGTCGCTGGGTCGCATTGTTAGTTTCGATTCACTTGTATCGCTTGAATTCAGCGAAGAGTGGAACGCCTGGAGCAGATGAATTTTTGCAAGAGCAGTTAGAAAATCAGAAGCGGTGGCGCGAAGATTTAGGCATTTCGGAAGAAGAAGCGATGCAAGCTTATGACTTTTTGCAATGGTGCGATCGCTGTTCTTTGATCCTTTGCCAGCAAGAACTTCCAGCCGATGAACGTCGCTTAGAAATTAGCAAAGCTCACGATGGTCAAGACTATGACATCAAACAGCTTGAAAACGGATTAGTAACAGTTACACCCTGGTGTTTTCAAGATGACAAATTCACCGTAAATGTCGAGACAACAGTGCTAACTCAAGTCAAATTTGAGAGCAATGCTGAACTCACAGAAGCACTCAAGAATGCACCCCGTAAGCTTTTAGAATGGACGTTTGTAAAAGATGCCGCCTGA
- a CDS encoding Rieske [2Fe-2S] domain-containing protein (similar to AA sequence:cyanobase_aa:LBDG_02820) encodes MEKPLFLRNLWYYAIPGGQLKPGQTIAKILLNEPILFGKTRSGKVFALRDICPHRAVPLSCGRFDGTEVECAYHGWRFDQAGQCTTIPALTEDQELDFSRFRVRSYPVRELQGNIWIFMGEDEKSLPEDEPPSVPGFDDRAYQAVVVMNFPAYLDHAVTGLMDPAHVPFVHRSWWWRADPNLEEEVKTFDPSLFGFTMRRHKLERSTFLYDLVGGDPEVEISFQLPGVRFEQVITRQHRVCNLTTMTPLSDTETEVTTLFYSTIPWFNVLKPFLVPATRTFLNQDREMVIKQQIGLKYNPGLMLIKDADTQARWYYQLKAEFLRSQMEHRSFVNPVKEQTLRWRS; translated from the coding sequence ATGGAAAAACCGCTCTTTCTTCGCAATCTTTGGTATTACGCGATTCCTGGAGGACAACTGAAACCAGGACAAACGATCGCGAAAATTCTCTTAAATGAACCGATTTTATTTGGCAAAACTCGATCGGGTAAAGTGTTCGCCCTTCGAGATATTTGCCCACATCGTGCTGTTCCTCTAAGCTGTGGACGATTCGATGGCACTGAAGTGGAATGTGCCTATCATGGTTGGCGGTTTGATCAAGCTGGACAATGTACGACGATTCCAGCTTTGACTGAGGATCAGGAACTCGATTTTTCTCGGTTTCGAGTGCGATCGTATCCCGTGCGCGAGCTTCAAGGAAACATTTGGATCTTCATGGGCGAGGATGAGAAATCACTGCCTGAAGATGAGCCGCCTAGCGTTCCAGGATTTGACGATCGTGCTTATCAAGCTGTGGTCGTGATGAATTTTCCCGCATATCTCGATCATGCGGTGACGGGATTAATGGACCCGGCACACGTTCCATTTGTTCACCGATCGTGGTGGTGGCGGGCTGATCCGAACTTGGAAGAAGAAGTAAAAACCTTTGATCCATCGCTATTCGGGTTCACGATGCGGCGACACAAATTAGAGCGATCGACGTTTCTCTACGATTTAGTCGGTGGCGATCCAGAAGTCGAGATTTCTTTTCAGCTTCCCGGTGTCCGATTCGAGCAAGTGATTACGAGACAGCATCGGGTTTGTAATTTAACGACGATGACTCCGCTTTCTGATACCGAAACAGAAGTGACGACGCTATTTTATTCAACAATTCCTTGGTTCAATGTGTTGAAGCCGTTTCTTGTTCCTGCGACTCGAACTTTTTTGAATCAAGATCGGGAAATGGTGATCAAACAGCAAATTGGGCTGAAATATAATCCGGGTTTAATGTTGATCAAAGATGCCGATACTCAGGCGCGATGGTATTACCAATTGAAGGCGGAATTTCTGCGATCGCAAATGGAACATCGATCGTTTGTAAATCCGGTGAAAGAACAAACGCTTCGATGGCGCAGTTAG
- a CDS encoding sulfate-transporting atpase (similar to AA sequence:cyanobase_aa:LBDG_02840): MRIVLENIHKSFGDRQIVNRVSLSVSQGEVVGLLGPNGAGKTTTFYIATGLEKPDSGKVLLNDKDVTHLPINKRAHLGIGYLAQEASIFRYLTVRDNIRLVLEQTKVPRWQWNDRLNSLLKEFRLEKVASSLGIQVSGGERRRTELARALATGVDGPKFLFLDEPFAGVDPIAVAEIQSIIAQLRDRHMGILITDHNVRETLAIIDRAYIMRDGQILASGSAQELYNNPLVRQYYLGDNFQP; the protein is encoded by the coding sequence TTGAGAATTGTTCTAGAAAACATCCACAAATCGTTTGGCGATCGCCAAATTGTAAATCGCGTCAGTTTATCCGTTTCTCAAGGTGAAGTGGTTGGGCTTTTGGGTCCGAATGGAGCCGGAAAAACGACGACATTTTACATCGCAACTGGACTGGAAAAGCCGGATAGCGGTAAGGTTCTGCTGAACGATAAGGATGTGACTCATCTCCCGATCAATAAACGCGCTCATCTTGGAATTGGATATTTGGCACAAGAGGCAAGTATCTTTCGGTATTTGACGGTTCGAGACAATATTCGATTGGTGTTGGAACAGACGAAGGTTCCGAGATGGCAATGGAACGATCGATTAAATAGCTTGCTCAAAGAATTCCGACTGGAAAAAGTGGCTTCGAGTTTAGGAATTCAAGTGTCTGGGGGAGAACGGCGGCGGACTGAATTGGCTCGTGCGCTGGCAACTGGAGTCGATGGACCGAAATTTCTCTTTCTGGATGAACCGTTTGCAGGCGTAGACCCGATCGCGGTTGCGGAAATTCAAAGCATTATTGCTCAACTGCGCGATCGACACATGGGCATTCTGATTACCGATCACAATGTTCGAGAAACCTTGGCAATTATCGATCGAGCCTACATCATGCGCGATGGTCAGATTCTTGCCTCTGGGAGCGCCCAAGAGCTTTACAACAATCCCTTAGTCCGTCAGTATTATCTCGGAGATAACTTTCAGCCCTAA
- a CDS encoding hypothetical protein (hypothetical protein slr0250;~similar to AA sequence:cyanobase_aa:LBDG_02850), with protein MIYSVASPFILTQSPPMSRLRRSLFLLPAIAATVLATGSHSIAQAPAASPLTLRANTTEANARTGVVVAKGNVQINYPARQIQATSAQAIYYSNERRIVLSGDVYVLQQGNSLRGETITYLVDEGRFVALPQPNKQVEAIYLIEAPPAPTTPTPANPAPFSPRPQLQQSTNR; from the coding sequence ATGATATATTCGGTGGCATCTCCGTTCATCCTCACTCAATCTCCGCCCATGTCTCGTCTTCGTCGATCGCTGTTCCTTCTCCCTGCCATTGCTGCCACGGTTCTCGCCACTGGTAGTCATTCGATCGCTCAAGCGCCCGCTGCTTCTCCTCTGACCCTCAGAGCGAATACCACTGAAGCCAATGCCCGAACTGGAGTCGTGGTCGCGAAAGGCAACGTTCAGATCAACTATCCTGCCCGTCAAATCCAGGCGACTTCCGCCCAAGCGATCTACTACAGCAACGAGCGGCGAATCGTTCTATCGGGTGATGTCTACGTCCTGCAACAAGGCAATAGTTTACGAGGAGAAACGATCACTTATTTGGTCGATGAAGGGCGGTTTGTCGCGCTCCCACAGCCGAATAAACAGGTCGAAGCAATTTATCTGATCGAAGCGCCACCTGCGCCGACGACTCCCACACCCGCAAATCCGGCTCCCTTTAGTCCGAGACCTCAGTTGCAGCAATCGACCAATCGCTAG
- a CDS encoding putative permease (similar to AA sequence:cyanobase_aa:LBDG_02830), protein MSLVSSPPRSLISVLDRYIASQLTSPFIFGVAAFSSILVSVGAVFELIRQMTELGLPLDVAGRVLLLRMPEFVALSFPMATLLSTLIVYSRLSTDSELIALRSAGISVYRLIAPAIVLSIFVSVMTFAFNEAIVPAAKFQAGVTLEQALKQEKPKFDEKNIVFQQYRDVKQPNGTTQQTLDRIFYAQRFDGTRMKELTVLDFSQEGVNQIITANSAQWNYEAQTWDFFDGTIYLVNPNGSYRNILKFEQQQIQLPRTPLDLAANKTDSSEMNIAEVQQYLQLVKQSGDEKRANQLRMRIQQKIAFPFVCLVFGLAGATLGTRPRRGGKGASFAISILIIFTYYLLSFVCDAFGRLEIFTPILAAWLPTVVGMSAVSWLLVRAAR, encoded by the coding sequence ATGTCTTTAGTCTCCTCGCCCCCACGATCGCTGATTTCAGTCCTCGATCGCTATATTGCGTCTCAGTTGACGAGTCCGTTTATCTTCGGAGTTGCGGCATTTTCATCGATTTTGGTATCGGTTGGAGCCGTATTTGAACTGATTCGGCAAATGACTGAACTCGGATTGCCGTTGGATGTGGCGGGTCGAGTTCTATTGCTACGAATGCCAGAATTTGTGGCGCTGTCGTTTCCGATGGCGACTCTGCTTTCGACCCTGATCGTGTACAGCCGTTTATCGACGGATAGTGAATTGATTGCGCTACGGAGTGCAGGCATTAGTGTTTATCGATTGATTGCACCTGCGATCGTGCTCAGTATTTTCGTGTCGGTGATGACATTTGCGTTTAATGAAGCGATCGTTCCTGCGGCAAAATTTCAAGCGGGTGTAACGCTGGAACAAGCCCTGAAACAGGAAAAGCCGAAATTCGATGAGAAAAATATTGTGTTTCAGCAGTATCGCGACGTGAAGCAACCGAATGGAACGACCCAGCAAACGCTCGATCGAATCTTCTACGCGCAACGATTTGACGGCACTCGGATGAAAGAATTGACGGTGCTAGATTTTTCTCAAGAAGGTGTGAATCAGATTATCACCGCAAATTCAGCCCAGTGGAATTATGAAGCGCAAACCTGGGATTTTTTTGACGGCACGATTTATCTGGTGAATCCAAATGGTTCTTATCGGAACATTTTGAAATTCGAGCAACAACAGATCCAACTCCCCCGAACCCCGCTCGATCTTGCTGCGAATAAAACCGATTCGTCTGAAATGAATATCGCTGAAGTTCAGCAATATCTTCAACTGGTGAAACAAAGTGGAGATGAAAAACGGGCAAATCAGCTAAGAATGCGAATTCAGCAGAAAATTGCCTTTCCGTTTGTTTGCTTGGTCTTTGGTTTGGCGGGTGCAACTTTGGGAACTCGTCCTCGACGGGGCGGAAAAGGAGCCAGCTTTGCTATCAGTATCTTGATCATTTTTACCTATTACTTACTGTCGTTCGTTTGTGATGCGTTCGGACGATTGGAGATTTTCACACCCATTCTTGCCGCTTGGTTGCCAACTGTGGTCGGGATGAGTGCGGTAAGTTGGCTATTAGTACGCGCTGCACGTTAA